One region of Rhodocaloribacter litoris genomic DNA includes:
- a CDS encoding RNA polymerase sigma factor → MFTQALHAIQAVAAQLPFHLDDTERVNEVFRTWRTRETPETRRLVDVWTYCYTWRYFLMKFMQEPAYDTADFDVLVENAYRKIERHRGELDADNLYAQWVSVVCKNTFLNYVRRRRRKLPLDNLDDTRNVPPPSPDSLDAGTVYLAVRHAIDRLPPALQEAARMRLLENATYEEMGNRLGKPLPTLRTYVNKAIKRLRKDPGLRHLLTGLS, encoded by the coding sequence TCGACGACACGGAACGGGTCAACGAGGTTTTCCGAACGTGGCGCACCCGGGAAACACCGGAGACCCGGCGCCTCGTCGACGTGTGGACCTACTGCTACACCTGGCGCTACTTCCTCATGAAGTTCATGCAGGAGCCGGCCTACGACACCGCCGACTTCGACGTGCTGGTGGAGAATGCCTACCGGAAGATCGAAAGGCACCGCGGCGAGCTCGACGCCGACAACCTGTATGCCCAGTGGGTGAGCGTCGTATGCAAGAACACCTTTCTCAACTACGTCCGGCGCCGCCGCCGGAAACTTCCCCTGGACAACCTGGACGACACCCGGAACGTCCCGCCCCCCTCACCCGACAGCCTCGACGCCGGCACCGTCTACCTGGCGGTACGGCATGCCATCGACCGCCTGCCGCCGGCCCTGCAGGAGGCGGCCCGGATGCGGTTGCTGGAAAACGCGACCTACGAGGAGATGGGAAACCGCCTGGGAAAACCGCTGCCGACGCTCCGCACCTACGTCAACAAGGCCATCAAACGATTGCGAAAAGACCCCGGGCTCCGGCACCTGTTAACCGGTCTATCTTGA
- a CDS encoding universal stress protein encodes MIKRILVALDPDSDTLVAIRYAEDIARRYGAEVTGLAVVDLGSIEASARGGGIGSMYYAEKLRERLTEETRAVAQQLIASFQKEVEKAGLPHTEVVEEGVPFERIVEDMNYHDLLVVGKDPHFFYGHSKQDTNTLARVVKNTIAPTLVVGGAYHPVKRVLVAYDGSRASARALRRFIHLRPFGDDLEVKLLNIHRDSASESELILRLAQAYLKAHGFPVQAQSMKGDNPTDLIVKHAEEYGADLVVAGAHSVSKIREIAFGSTTVALLKSCPAPLFLDS; translated from the coding sequence ATGATCAAAAGAATTCTTGTGGCGCTGGATCCCGACTCGGACACCCTGGTGGCCATCCGGTATGCCGAGGACATTGCCCGGCGGTATGGTGCCGAGGTGACCGGCCTGGCCGTCGTAGACCTGGGTAGCATCGAGGCCAGCGCGCGCGGCGGGGGCATCGGCAGCATGTATTACGCCGAGAAGCTTCGCGAGCGGCTGACCGAGGAGACGCGCGCCGTCGCGCAGCAGCTGATTGCCTCGTTTCAGAAGGAGGTCGAAAAGGCCGGGTTGCCGCACACGGAAGTGGTGGAGGAAGGCGTTCCGTTCGAACGCATCGTGGAAGACATGAACTACCACGATCTCCTCGTCGTCGGCAAGGATCCGCACTTCTTCTACGGCCATTCGAAACAGGACACCAACACCCTGGCGCGTGTCGTCAAAAACACCATTGCGCCGACGCTGGTGGTGGGAGGAGCCTACCACCCGGTGAAGCGGGTGCTGGTGGCTTACGACGGCAGCAGGGCGTCCGCACGCGCCCTCCGCCGGTTCATACACCTGCGTCCCTTTGGCGACGACCTCGAGGTGAAGCTGCTGAACATACACAGGGACAGCGCCTCCGAATCGGAGCTGATCCTGCGGCTGGCGCAGGCCTACCTGAAGGCACACGGCTTTCCCGTGCAGGCGCAGAGCATGAAGGGAGACAACCCGACCGACCTGATCGTCAAGCACGCCGAGGAGTATGGCGCCGATCTGGTGGTGGCGGGTGCCCACTCGGTTTCCAAGATCCGGGAGATCGCTTTCGGCTCCACGACGGTAGCCCTGCTCAAGTCGTGCCCTGCCCCGCTGTTTCTGGACAGCTAG